The genomic segment GCTTAATTCATGCAGAAACAAACATATGTCCTGTTAGATACCAACAATGAATGATTGTGTCATTAAAACATATTTGTTTGTGATGCTTTTTTTGGATAGTTTGAAATTCCAATGACATAAGATGTAAATTGATAGCTACTCACTTATTTCTCTTTTTGAGAGTAGTCAATGATTGCCGGGAAAGCCTTTACAAAAAATATGCACAACATTTGGTGTTGGATAAAGGCAAATAAAGTCAAAATTGTGTACCACAACTTTCTTGTTTTGCTATTTTATTATAAGCAAGGGAAACTAAATGTTTGCTAGAATGGTCCCGTGCGATGACTTTTTATAATACATTTAAAGATAGTATTAAGCCACAAAAGTTCATTAATAAAGATTAATACTCATCCAGATATATAACGTTATACAGGAAAAATTATAAAATTCATGTTTTTACCTAAAATGTCATTTCAAGAAAAGAGCAGAAGGATTCACTTGCGGCTCTTATTCCAGCACGATAGGTGGCGGTAATGTTGTTATGCTGCCAATCTTATTGTAAAATAGTCCGGTCAAAACTCTGTTCTGTGTTTGGTTCCGTTTCCCTCTGTTCCGTTGTCACcattttcacacaaaaaaaaatcgTCAGTGAGTTGATGATAGCTATGTACCATGCTAGTTACCTTTACTGTTAGATTTCTGCTTATCGTACATATTTGGTAACATTCCGGCATGGACAAACGAGTCAAGAAGAGTACAGCCAGTACTGGTAGGTTACATTATATGACACTTACTAGCAATCTAACCAATTTTACAAATGTGAACCTGGCTGGACCCAAGTCACTGCAGTGCAGAGGGCTAGCGACTATCTTTAATGGGTAGCTAAGTATAAAGCTAATGTCCGTTTCGGCTTGCCTTCTAAATTAAGTTTGCTTGCTAGTTAGCCATGTTGCTGGAGGTATGTGTTGCTAAAGGAAGAGGATGAAGCCACACAAGCTAACATTTTGTCCTATCGTCTTGCTATAGGtcccccacttcctctctcctctttgcgACTATTGGTTTCTCCTCTGCGGCTGATGTATTCCTTTGTATGGCATGTGGTGAATCAACGAAATGTGATGCATTATGGGAAGGTCGAGGAATTTGTAACTGTGGTGACTGAAGCTGTTCCAAAGTTGCTGAGTTACAAACAGAGGGCTCAACTCATCCTGGGCCTGAGAGCAAGGGTGagtgacatgttgtgtggtcatgGGAGGGGTGGTTTTGAAACTATTAGAAAAATCATATACAATTTTGTCCCATTATTTTAGATGATCTTGGAGTTGTTCCGCAAGGACCCACCCAACCTTCAGGACATCCAACGTCTCCTGGAAAAGATGAACATCTTGGGGGTAAGAATATTTCTCCTGTGTGAAAATGTGGAAATTCCGCCCCATACCAGTGAACAACTCACATGTAACACAACATATTCAAGAATGACTTGATACCAGAAAAACCAAGGCTGGAGCAACATCACTTAAAAGAGGGTCAAATATGCGCTGTAATCTGATTTGAAATTAGCCTTTAGCTCTGTAGTGTACAGATCTGAGGGGACTGGATAAGTTGAAGTGACATACAAGTGTTAACAACTTCTAGTGGGGTTGCGGGAGCTTTCTGCCATTTGTCTTGCTTTGCTGTCACTCATTTGATTCCTTGGATCTGCAAAGTGCAAACATGGATGGGGTAAGAGATAAAAGTTGTTTTCAGGTTAGACTTATGACTTTTACAAACCCAGTCACCCATGCACTCAATACCCCTCTTTTTAGTAACATGTAATTCTGATGGCTGAAGTGGCTGTACTTTGTATCAAATTATACCTAATCTGTGTTACAGCAGCAAGATGCAGAAGTGGAGGAGTCGCAGGCTAACTTTGTGGCGCTGGTCCAAACCCTGCTGAAAAACCCTTATGAGAGGAAGCACTTCTTCCAGGTTCAGCAGgctttctccctttcctctcacACTGTCCACTTTGTCATGTCATAGACACTGACTTTAACTTTTTCTTTCCTTCCGTGTAGGAGGAGTTCCATACACAGTATGGCTCCAAGTATGACACAGCACTGCAGGCCCTTGTGGGAGGCTTGGTCCTCAGACTGGAACGGCTGCTATCTGTGCCAGATCTCTCCCAGGTAATGAACTGTTACACAACAAGTCTATAACTAACAATTTACCAGTCATATCTAATGTTGACATTGTTAGACaactatatacactaccgttcaaaaatttggggtcacttagtaatttccttgttttccatgaaaacatacatgaaatgagttgcaaaattaaTAGGAAATATAGTGAAGATGTttacaaggttataaataatgatttttaatttaaataataattgtgtccttttaaactttgctttcgtcaaagaatcctcaatttgcagcaattacagccctgcagacctttggcattctagttgtcaatttgttgaggtaatctgaatagatttcaccccatgcttcctgtaGCACCTCCCaaaagttggattggcttgatgggcacttcttacgtaccatacggtcaagacGCTCTCACAatagctcaatagggttgagatgtgtaacctttattttactaggcaagagATCCAGTgactgtgatggccactccattatagacagaataccagctgactgcttcttccctaaatagtttttgcatagtttggagctatgcttttggtcattgtcctggtgtaggaggaaattggctccaattaagcgctggtcacagggtatggcatggcgttgcaaaatggagggATAGCCTTCCATTTTACCCTGTACacatctcccactttaccaccaccaaagcagccccagaccatcacattgcctcctccatgcttgacagatggcgtcaagcactcttCCAGCATCTTTTCcagctgccatttgaggacttgtgaggcgcctggttctcaaactagacacttatgtacttgtcctcttgctcagttgtgcaccggggcctcccactcctctttctattctggttagagacagtttgttcTGTTcggtgaagggagtagtacacagtgttgtacgagatcttcagtttcttggcaatttctcacatggaatagccttcatttctcagaacaagaatagactgaagagtttcagaagaaaaatatttgtttattgccattttgagcctgtaatcgaacccacaaatgctgatgctccagatactcaactggtctaaagaaggccagttttattgcttctttaatcagaccaacagttttcagctgtcctaacataattgcaaaagggttttctaatgatcaattagccttttaaaatgatatacatggattagctaacacaacgtgccattggaacacaggagtgatggttgctgttaatgtacctctgtacgcctatgtagatattcctttaaaaatcatcagtttccagctacaatagtaatttacaacattaaccatgtctacactgtatttcggatcagtttggtgttattttaatggacaaaaaatctgcttttctttcaaaaacaaggacatttctaagtgaccctaaacctTTGAACGTTAGTATACATAGTATTTTTCATCCTGCGCACTCTAAGAAACACCCTGGTTGCTGATCCTAGCTTCTACCTCTCCTTTTCAGATAGCGTCCATtatcagtgctgccccctctgaCCTGGAGGAGTGTGGACAGTCTGTGTCTGACCCTGAGCACCTGAAGATCCTCCTCCAGCACCAGAACCTGCTAAATAAGATTCAGTTGGGTAGGGTTACTTTAATTAGTATATCTTCTCCATGTTAATGTTCAGTGGAATTATCAACAGCTGAACAAAGAACAATGTAGTTTCCCCTTTTTGTCAAATTGCCATGGTTCAATCTATTGATAACTTTGAACATGCTGTATTTACAGGAATTTTAATTATTTTGAAATGGTATTAATCTAAACATGCCCAATACTTTCAAATTCAAACAATCAGAATGTGGTGTAATATAAAATAttgatttttctttatttgtccCTTTTTCTCAGTACCTGTCACGTCCTCTGTAGGGGACTGTGTgctgtcctccctgtccttccGCTTAACCTGTGGAATGCAGTCCATGCAGACAGATTTTTACGAACCAGCGGAATCATTAGAAGCCGCTCTAAGCATCATGAGCCCTGCCTCCTTCAGTGACTTGGAGGATCTGGGAATGGTGCCAGTTGAATCGGACCATGCTGGAGCAGTAACtactgtggagagagaagagcagaatGCCAGGGATAACGGAGGTCGCGTGAAAAATTCAGCAGTCGACAGTGAAGAAGACAATGCACTGTCAAAGAACGACATAGTCTCACCTACTCCTCAAAGTGtaagcaggccagtgggaggggCACCAACAGTAGAGAGCATGCTGCCAACAGAGAGACACAAGGAGCTTGCAACACTGATGAATACTTTCATCGCTGATGCCTCTCCTTCACATATTGTCACCCCTGCCACAGTCACCAATGGGAACCAGCCAGATAACCAGCCGGTCGGGCTAGCGAGTGTCCACCAGTGGGTCTCCCACATTGCAAGTAACTCGATTTTGCTCCCTTCCTTGCCACCCCTTCCTCAAAACAATGATGTAGACAAGGGGATCTGGTCAGGTGACACGTGTCTTGGAAGCAGTGTGGAAATTGGGGGTCAGGAAGCAGAAGCCAATCTCTTTGAGAAGGCTGTTCTCCGAAGGAGACTGCCCAAGCCACAAAGAATAACGGTACCCTCGAAGAGGAAAATCCCTGAGGCAACCATCATTTGCCAggagtgtgggaagagttttgtctATCCGTCTCAGCTGGAAAATCACCTCCgcattcacacaggagagaaacctttcaAGTGCACTGAGTGTGGCAGGGCCTTCAGGTCCTTAGGAGGCATGACCACTCATATGAAAAATCACTCTGAAGCGCGGCCATTTAAGTGTGAAAAGTGTGACAAGGGCTTTCGGAAAAAGGCTGACCTGAAGAATCATCAGCTCATCCACACGGGTGCGAAACCACATAAATGCACCATCTGTGGAAAGGGCTTCAGCCAAGCATTCTATTGCAGAATACACATCCAGTCTCATGCAAGTGAAAATAACTTTCCCTGCACTCATTGTCCAAAGAGATTCCCAACCCAATACAAGCTGTCTGTCCACGAGCGCTGGCACACCATGGAGCGCCCGTTCATCTGTGAGCAGTGTGGGATGCGCTTCTTTCATCCCAGTGGGCTGAAGAGGCACATGGGCTATCACATTGGGAACCGCCCGTTCCTGTGTGCCCAGTGTGGAAAGACTTTTGTTTATGAGTTTGACCTGAAGAAACACCAAAGGGACCATGGCCCCAAGCCCAAGATCCCATGCCCTGTCTGTCAGAAGGTGTTTGGCAGCAACGGACTCATTAAGGCCCACATGTTTACACACACCTCTGTAAAACCTTACAGATGTGACATATGTgacaagacctttaaacagagcAGCAGCTTGAGCAGTCACAAACGTCTGCACACGGGTGAACGCCCTTACCACTGCGACATTTGTGGGAAGACATACAAGCTAAATCAGCACCTGAAGGAGCACATAATTGTCCACCACACGGCGGAGGGGCACCCCTGTGACCAGTGTGGAAAGGTCTTCAAGTTACCACGTCTTCTGAAGGCGCATGAGCGGTTGCACTCAGGAGAGCGATCTGAACAGACAAGGAAATACAGTCACACCAGCCGTCGCAGGAGAAATTCCTCCAAAATGAGTTGATTTACTGCACAGTGGCTGCCTTCCATAGACATCGACTGGAACGCTAGTTTTATTATCCTGACAAATTGCCATTAGCTGAAATAATATTTCTAATTTTTTGTGGTAGACTTTAGATTTTGGACCAGAATTCAGGATTCCCTTAATAGACTGAACATTGAAAAATAGTATAATGTCTGGCTTAGTTAATGCAGCAACAAACGTATCTCCTGTTAGATAACAATTAATGATTGTGTCATTAAAACATATTTGTTTCTGATGCTTTTCGGATAGGTTGTTGAAATTCCAATGACATAAGATGTAAATTGACAGCTACTCACACATCTCTTTTTGAGAGTAGTCGATGATTGCAGGGAGCCTTTACAAAAAATATGCACAACATTTGGTGTTGGATAAAGGCAAATAAAGTCAACATTGTGTGCCACAACTTCCTTGTTTTGCTATTTTATTCACAGCAAGGGAAACTAAATGTTTGCTAGAATGGTACTGTGTGATGACTTTTtataatacattttaaagtgtTCATTAAACCACAAAATAAGAATTCATACTcatccaaatatatatatatatatatatacagaaaaaatGACGAAATTCGTAATTTTACCTAAAATGTCATTTCAAGAAAAGAGCAGAAGGATTCACTTGCGGCTCTTATTCCAGCACGATAGGTGGCGGTAATGTTGTTATGCTGCCAATCTTATTGTAAAATAGTCCGGTCAAAACTCTGTTCTGTGTTTGGTTCCGTTTCCCTCTGTTCCGTTGTCACcattttcacacaaaaaaaatcgTCAGTGAGTTGATGATAGCTATGTACCATGCTAGTTACCTTTACTGTTAGATTTCTGCTTATCGTACATATTTGGTAACATTCCGGCATGGACAAACGAGTCAAGAAGAGTACAGCCAGTACTGGTAGGTTACATTATATGACACTTACTAGCAATCTAACCAATTTTACAAATGTGAACCTGGCTGGACCCAAGTCACTGCAGTGCAGAGGGCTAGCGACTATCTTTAATGGGTAGCTAAGTATAAAGCTAATGTCCGTTTCGGCTTGCCTTCTAAATTAagtttgctagctagttagccatgTTGCTGGAGGTATGTGTTGCTAAAGGAAGAGGATGAAGCCACACAAGCTAACATTTTGTCCTATCGTCTTGCTATAGGtcccccacttcctctctcctctttgcgACTATTGGTTTCTCCTCTGCGGCTGATGTATTCCTTTGTATGGCATGTGGTGAATCAACGAAATGTGATGCATTATGGGAAGGTCGAGGAATTTGTAACTGTGGTGACTGAAGCTGTTCCAAAGTTGCTGAGTTACAAACAGAGGGCTCAACTCATCCTGGGCCTGAGAGCAAGGGTGagtgacatgttgtgtggtcatgGGAGGGGTGGTTTTGACACATTGTGTATTAGAAAAATCATATACAATTTTGTCCCATTATTTTAGATGATCTTGGAGTTGTTCCGCAAGGACCCACCCAACCTTCAGGACATCCAACGTCTCCTGGAAAAGATGAACATCTTGGGGGTAAGAATATTTCTCCTGAGTGGCAGTGTGGAAATTCCGGCGCACAAACTCGCAACACACCTGTAACACAGCATACCTAAATATTGCTGTCAATACCATTCTTGGACGACTACTTAAAAGAAGTTACATTTGCATGTTGGTCTGGTTTGAAAATAGCCTTTAGCTCTGTAGTGTACAGATCTGAGGGGACTGGATAAGTGTAAACGACATACAAGTGTTAAACCTTCCAGTGAGGTTGTGGGAGCTTTCTGCCATCTCTCTTGCTTTGCTGTCACCCATCTGATTCCTTGGATCTGCAAAATGCAAACATGGATGGGGTAAGAGATAAAAGTTGTTTTCTGGTTAGACTTGTGACTTTTACAAACCCAGTCACCCATGCACTCAATACCCCTCTTTTTAGTAACATATCATTCTGATGGCTGAAGTGGCTGTACTTTGTATCAAATTATACCTAATCTGTGTTACAGCAGCAAGATGCAGAAGTGGAGGAGTCGCAGGCTAACTTTGTGGCGCTGGTCCAAACCCTGCTGAAAAACCCTTATGAGAGGAAGCACTTCTTCCAGGTTCAGCAGgctttctccctttcctctcacACTGTCCACTTTGTCATGTCATAGACACTGACTTTAACTTTTTCTTTCCTTCCGTGTAGGAGGAGTTCCATACACAGTATGGCTCCAAGTATGACACAGCACTGCAGGCCCTTGTGGGAGGCTTGGTCCTCAGACTGGAACGGCTGCTATCTGTGCCAGATCTCTCCCAGGTAATGAACTGTTACACAACAAGTCTATAACTATCAATTCACCAATTATATCTAATGTTGACATTGTTAGACAACTGTATATGTGCCAACACATGCCATAATATTTTTCATCCTGCGCACTCTAAGAAACCCCCTGGTTGCTGATCTTAgcttctacctctccttctcagATAGCCTCCATtatcagtgctgccccctctgaCCTGGAGGAGTGTGGACAGTCTGTGTCTGACCCTGA from the Oncorhynchus keta strain PuntledgeMale-10-30-2019 chromosome 33, Oket_V2, whole genome shotgun sequence genome contains:
- the LOC118365987 gene encoding zinc finger and SCAN domain-containing protein 2-like isoform X1 → MDKRVKKSTASTGPPLPLSSLRLLVSPLRLMYSFVWHVVNQRNVMHYGKVEEFVTVVTEAVPKLLSYKQRAQLILGLRARMILELFRKDPPNLQDIQRLLEKMNILGQQDAEVEESQANFVALVQTLLKNPYERKHFFQEEFHTQYGSKYDTALQALVGGLVLRLERLLSVPDLSQIASIISAAPSDLEECGQSVSDPEHLKILLQHQNLLNKIQLVPVTSSVGDCVLSSLSFRLTCGMQSMQTDFYEPAESLEAALSIMSPASFSDLEDLGMVPVESDHAGAVTTVEREEQNARDNGGRVKNSAVDSEEDNALSKNDIVSPTPQSVSRPVGGAPTVESMLPTERHKELATLMNTFIADASPSHIVTPATVTNGNQPDNQPVGLASVHQWVSHIASNSILLPSLPPLPQNNDVDKGIWSGDTCLGSSVEIGGQEAEANLFEKAVLRRRLPKPQRITVPSKRKIPEATIICQECGKSFVYPSQLENHLRIHTGEKPFKCTECGRAFRSLGGMTTHMKNHSEARPFKCEKCDKGFRKKADLKNHQLIHTGAKPHKCTICGKGFSQAFYCRIHIQSHASENNFPCTHCPKRFPTQYKLSVHERWHTMERPFICEQCGMRFFHPSGLKRHMGYHIGNRPFLCAQCGKTFVYEFDLKKHQRDHGPKPKIPCPVCQKVFGSNGLIKAHMFTHTSVKPYRCDICDKTFKQSSSLSSHKRLHTGERPYHCDICGKTYKLNQHLKEHIIVHHTAEGHPCDQCGKVFKLPRLLKAHERLHSGERSEQTRKYSHTSRRRRNSSKMS
- the LOC118365987 gene encoding zinc finger and SCAN domain-containing protein 2-like isoform X2 — translated: MDKRVKKSTASTGPPLPLSSLRLLVSPLRLMYSFVWHVVNQRNVMHYGKVEEFVTVVTEAVPKLLSYKQRAQLILGLRARMILELFRKDPPNLQDIQRLLEKMNILGQDAEVEESQANFVALVQTLLKNPYERKHFFQEEFHTQYGSKYDTALQALVGGLVLRLERLLSVPDLSQIASIISAAPSDLEECGQSVSDPEHLKILLQHQNLLNKIQLVPVTSSVGDCVLSSLSFRLTCGMQSMQTDFYEPAESLEAALSIMSPASFSDLEDLGMVPVESDHAGAVTTVEREEQNARDNGGRVKNSAVDSEEDNALSKNDIVSPTPQSVSRPVGGAPTVESMLPTERHKELATLMNTFIADASPSHIVTPATVTNGNQPDNQPVGLASVHQWVSHIASNSILLPSLPPLPQNNDVDKGIWSGDTCLGSSVEIGGQEAEANLFEKAVLRRRLPKPQRITVPSKRKIPEATIICQECGKSFVYPSQLENHLRIHTGEKPFKCTECGRAFRSLGGMTTHMKNHSEARPFKCEKCDKGFRKKADLKNHQLIHTGAKPHKCTICGKGFSQAFYCRIHIQSHASENNFPCTHCPKRFPTQYKLSVHERWHTMERPFICEQCGMRFFHPSGLKRHMGYHIGNRPFLCAQCGKTFVYEFDLKKHQRDHGPKPKIPCPVCQKVFGSNGLIKAHMFTHTSVKPYRCDICDKTFKQSSSLSSHKRLHTGERPYHCDICGKTYKLNQHLKEHIIVHHTAEGHPCDQCGKVFKLPRLLKAHERLHSGERSEQTRKYSHTSRRRRNSSKMS